One bacterium genomic window carries:
- the hisB gene encoding imidazoleglycerol-phosphate dehydratase HisB has translation MKNRTAVVNRRTTETSIKLKLGLDGTGRTRISTGIAFFDHMLELLARHASIDLEVGASGDLDVDYHHTVEDIGICFGEALKAALGEKKGIRRFGSAWIPMDEALASAAIDLCGRGLLVYRVKMRRIKIGDFNTALAREFFRAVADHAFAVVHLDLSYGDDPHHCLEAVFKACGRALRSAVEKDPRSAGVPSTKGRL, from the coding sequence ATGAAAAACAGAACCGCCGTCGTCAACCGCCGAACCACGGAAACCTCGATCAAGCTCAAACTGGGCCTGGACGGGACCGGCCGCACCCGGATATCCACCGGCATCGCTTTTTTCGACCACATGCTCGAACTGCTGGCCCGCCACGCTTCGATCGATCTCGAAGTCGGGGCTTCCGGGGACCTGGACGTCGATTACCACCACACCGTGGAGGATATCGGAATCTGTTTCGGGGAGGCACTGAAGGCGGCGCTGGGAGAGAAGAAGGGAATCCGCCGCTTCGGGTCGGCCTGGATTCCGATGGACGAAGCTCTGGCCTCCGCGGCGATCGATCTCTGCGGAAGGGGCCTGCTGGTCTACCGGGTCAAGATGCGCAGGATCAAGATCGGGGATTTCAACACGGCTCTGGCCCGGGAATTTTTCCGGGCCGTGGCCGATCATGCCTTCGCGGTCGTTCACCTCGACCTCTCCTATGGAGACGATCCCCACCATTGCCTGGAAGCGGTCTTCAAGGCCTGCGGAAGGGCCCTGCGGTCCGCGGTGGAAAAAGACCCCCGGTCCGCGGGGGTCCCCTCGACCAAGGGGCGCCTTTGA
- the hisC gene encoding histidinol-phosphate transaminase encodes MNYFRTAVKEMQGYVPGYQPVGDEYLKLNTNENPYPPAPGVFSVLRSIDPGLLRLYPDPVLNSLRERIASNFGVARENVLIGNGSDEVLTIVTRSFVEPGETVVFPEPSYSLYPVLARIQGGVPLGVPLGPDFGLPDEFVSVPARLKFLAFPNSPTGTAYPLELVERVLKESSGVVLIDEAYADFADENCFGLLARHPNLIILRTFSKSYGLAGLRVGFALASEELIAGMLKVKDSYNVNRLSAAIAEAALSDQDYLRRTVAAIRRERGRLSRELEALGFEVFPSSSNFVLVRAGTPASARRIFEELRERRILVRYFAQPRLDDCLRITVGTPEAMDRLIGALREIAGAHPGGEEK; translated from the coding sequence ATGAATTACTTCCGGACGGCGGTGAAGGAGATGCAGGGCTACGTCCCCGGCTACCAGCCGGTGGGGGACGAGTACCTGAAGCTCAACACCAACGAGAACCCCTATCCTCCCGCTCCGGGAGTATTCAGCGTCTTGCGCTCCATCGATCCCGGTCTGCTGCGCCTGTACCCCGATCCCGTCCTCAACAGCCTGAGGGAGCGCATCGCCTCGAACTTCGGCGTCGCCCGGGAAAACGTCCTGATCGGCAACGGGTCGGACGAAGTCCTGACCATCGTTACCAGGTCTTTCGTGGAACCGGGGGAAACGGTGGTCTTTCCCGAACCGTCATACAGTCTCTACCCGGTCCTGGCCCGTATACAGGGAGGGGTTCCTCTGGGCGTTCCCCTGGGCCCGGACTTCGGTCTGCCCGACGAGTTCGTTTCCGTTCCCGCCCGCCTCAAGTTTCTGGCGTTTCCCAACTCGCCCACGGGCACGGCCTATCCGCTCGAACTGGTGGAACGGGTCCTGAAGGAGTCTTCCGGAGTGGTGTTGATCGACGAAGCGTATGCCGACTTCGCCGATGAGAACTGTTTCGGTCTGCTGGCCCGGCACCCCAATCTGATCATTCTCCGCACGTTCTCCAAGTCCTACGGACTGGCCGGGTTGAGGGTGGGGTTCGCCCTGGCATCCGAGGAACTGATCGCGGGGATGTTGAAGGTGAAGGATTCCTACAACGTCAACCGGCTCAGCGCGGCGATCGCCGAAGCCGCGCTCTCCGATCAGGATTACCTGCGCCGCACGGTCGCCGCCATCCGCCGGGAGCGCGGGCGCCTGAGCCGGGAACTGGAGGCCTTGGGGTTCGAAGTTTTTCCGTCCTCCAGCAATTTCGTGCTTGTCCGCGCCGGCACCCCCGCGTCCGCGCGCCGGATTTTCGAGGAGTTGCGGGAACGGCGGATCCTGGTCCGATATTTCGCCCAGCCCCGCCTGGACGATTGCCTGCGCATCACCGTCGGGACCCCGGAAGCCATGGACCGCCTGATCGGCGCCCTGCGGGAGATCGCCGGGGCGCACCCTGGAGGAGAAGAAAAATGA
- a CDS encoding glycosyltransferase family 39 protein has product MKGAANPKRPEKFALPAVAVLALGSFLFTWFFLIRSQGPFCWDEAHHSTLSALIARSLGGADLREFGRCTNMQIYWPFFHSWVSAPFLLVFGYSYAAARSASAVLGAGAIMAVFAAGRAFTGGRTLAPGMLAAAGLALSPMFYTMSSTAMFENLGLLLTCLLCAVFLGSWRGPGRRRAVLVGVLLAALYFTKYIYGIFTGVALAAFWLSCLLPGGEREDRRRILKGIPWTALGFLLPWGLWIAFPPRDAKLGMLFYRIGDTGAWNPMGLTFWETHLFFVRALLYAYSFSSVVYLAYLGGIVYGVLGWRGLRSRFLLLLFLSSFVPMSLIVNSQERFIYVQFPALLLLSAAAVLWAWRRLSGKPRLVAGAAATVLLAGDAVHFPSLCKQTINTALAVNLQLDTLYQDYSVFFGLASYPRWLRFPREHFNPRAPRSAPPEGTESVYLYVRGTVDPRYALCAPAHLGTLSPHLWHWKTFAEPFPVATGWDPRCAFFLGLEVGEESPYRRLGNMHLVRGAESWNDYYRTLRDLGLIREYSRRTFPGLGITAVLYARTAALDRPEWRWAGSPP; this is encoded by the coding sequence GTGAAAGGGGCGGCCAATCCGAAAAGGCCGGAGAAGTTCGCGCTGCCGGCGGTCGCGGTCCTGGCGCTGGGAAGCTTTCTCTTCACCTGGTTCTTCCTCATCCGCTCCCAGGGGCCGTTCTGCTGGGACGAGGCCCACCACTCCACCCTGAGCGCCTTGATCGCCCGGAGCCTGGGGGGCGCGGATCTCCGTGAATTCGGGCGCTGCACGAACATGCAGATCTATTGGCCGTTTTTCCATTCCTGGGTTTCAGCGCCCTTTCTCCTGGTCTTCGGATATTCCTACGCCGCGGCCCGGTCGGCGAGCGCGGTCCTGGGGGCCGGGGCGATCATGGCCGTCTTCGCCGCCGGCCGCGCTTTCACGGGGGGAAGAACCCTGGCGCCGGGGATGCTGGCGGCGGCGGGTCTCGCCCTTTCGCCCATGTTCTACACCATGTCCTCCACCGCCATGTTCGAGAACCTGGGGCTGCTGCTGACGTGTCTTCTGTGCGCGGTGTTTCTGGGATCGTGGCGCGGCCCTGGCCGCCGCCGTGCTGTCCTGGTCGGTGTTCTGCTGGCGGCCCTTTATTTCACCAAGTATATCTACGGAATTTTCACGGGCGTGGCCTTGGCCGCGTTCTGGCTCAGCTGCCTGCTCCCCGGCGGGGAGCGGGAAGACCGCCGAAGAATACTGAAAGGGATACCCTGGACGGCCCTGGGTTTCCTTCTCCCCTGGGGTCTCTGGATCGCCTTCCCCCCGCGCGACGCCAAGCTGGGGATGCTCTTCTACCGGATCGGGGATACCGGCGCCTGGAACCCCATGGGTTTGACGTTCTGGGAGACCCACCTCTTCTTCGTCCGGGCCCTGCTCTACGCCTACAGTTTTTCGTCCGTCGTCTACCTGGCGTACCTGGGGGGTATCGTGTACGGCGTCCTCGGCTGGCGGGGGCTCCGGAGCAGGTTTCTGCTCCTGCTGTTTCTCTCGTCGTTCGTTCCCATGTCCCTGATCGTCAACAGCCAGGAACGGTTCATCTACGTGCAGTTCCCGGCCCTGCTGCTGCTGTCGGCCGCCGCGGTCCTCTGGGCCTGGCGGAGGCTGTCCGGAAAGCCGCGCCTGGTCGCGGGCGCGGCGGCGACGGTGCTTCTGGCCGGCGATGCCGTTCATTTCCCTTCCCTGTGCAAGCAGACGATCAACACCGCCCTCGCGGTCAACCTCCAGCTCGACACGCTCTACCAGGATTACTCGGTATTTTTCGGGCTGGCCTCCTACCCGCGCTGGCTGCGCTTCCCCCGTGAGCACTTCAACCCCCGGGCCCCGCGTTCGGCTCCCCCCGAGGGGACCGAATCCGTGTACCTCTACGTCCGCGGGACCGTCGATCCCCGCTACGCTCTCTGCGCTCCCGCTCACCTGGGAACGCTCTCTCCCCACCTCTGGCACTGGAAAACCTTCGCCGAACCGTTTCCGGTCGCCACCGGCTGGGATCCGCGCTGCGCCTTTTTCCTCGGGCTCGAGGTCGGGGAAGAATCGCCTTACCGGCGGTTGGGCAACATGCACCTGGTTCGGGGAGCCGAGAGCTGGAACGATTATTACCGGACTCTGCGGGATCTGGGCCTGATCCGCGAGTATTCCCGGAGGACGTTTCCCGGCCTCGGCATCACCGCCGTGCTCTACGCCCGCACCGCTGCGCTCGACCGCCCGGAATGGCGCTGGGCGGGTTCGCCTCCCTGA
- the hisD gene encoding histidinol dehydrogenase produces MNIREYRGGKPPAALERSGVDAFPPEAVAGVRKIVADVRDRGDAAVRDYTRRFDRVEVGRLRVARAEFTAARGLAAEPVKRVFRRVRDNIRGYQEAAMARDWTAVRSDGAMLGEKVSPVASAGLYIPGGTAPLVSTVFMTVVPAQVAGVPRIALATPPGPGGKVNPWILAAADFLGVDEVYRAGGAQGIAALAFGTESVPRTEMIAGPGNSYVTLAKMEVCGFVRIDMPAGPSEIAIIADGSARPRVLAADMLAQAEHGPGGSCVLISTSRKLLREVARELSRAEQELPRRRIAAANLKRGAFLVKVPSIARAVELANRLAPEHLEIVTGKPEAVLQNIENAGAVFLGESSPVAVGDYIAGPSHVLPTGGAAAAFSPLSANDFLKKSSVVGYSREALRKEAESVALLARLEGLEAHARSIELRLEEGGR; encoded by the coding sequence GTGAACATCCGGGAATACAGGGGAGGGAAGCCGCCCGCGGCGCTGGAACGATCCGGGGTCGACGCCTTTCCCCCGGAGGCGGTCGCCGGGGTCCGCAAGATCGTGGCCGATGTCCGGGACCGGGGGGACGCGGCCGTGCGGGACTACACGCGCCGCTTCGACCGGGTCGAGGTCGGTCGCCTGCGCGTGGCGCGCGCCGAATTTACCGCCGCGCGCGGGCTTGCGGCCGAACCCGTGAAAAGAGTCTTCCGGCGGGTCCGGGACAACATCCGCGGCTACCAGGAGGCCGCCATGGCCCGCGACTGGACCGCCGTACGTTCCGACGGCGCCATGCTCGGAGAGAAGGTTTCGCCGGTGGCTTCGGCGGGCCTGTACATCCCCGGGGGCACGGCCCCGCTGGTTTCCACCGTTTTCATGACGGTCGTTCCCGCTCAGGTGGCCGGCGTTCCCAGGATCGCCCTGGCCACCCCCCCGGGGCCAGGGGGGAAGGTGAACCCCTGGATTCTGGCGGCGGCCGACTTCCTGGGGGTGGACGAGGTCTACCGGGCCGGGGGCGCGCAGGGCATAGCCGCCCTCGCTTTCGGAACCGAAAGCGTCCCTCGGACGGAGATGATCGCGGGCCCGGGGAACAGCTACGTCACCCTGGCCAAGATGGAGGTTTGCGGGTTTGTCCGGATCGACATGCCCGCCGGGCCCAGCGAAATAGCGATTATCGCCGACGGCTCCGCCCGTCCCCGGGTGCTGGCCGCCGACATGCTGGCCCAGGCCGAGCACGGCCCCGGTGGGAGTTGCGTACTGATCTCGACTTCCCGGAAGCTCCTGCGCGAGGTCGCGCGCGAGCTGAGCCGGGCCGAGCAGGAGCTGCCTCGCCGGCGCATCGCCGCCGCGAACTTGAAGCGGGGAGCGTTTCTCGTCAAGGTTCCGAGCATCGCCCGGGCGGTAGAACTGGCCAACCGGCTCGCTCCCGAACACCTCGAAATCGTGACCGGAAAACCGGAAGCGGTGCTGCAGAACATCGAAAACGCCGGCGCCGTCTTTTTGGGGGAAAGCAGCCCGGTGGCCGTCGGGGATTATATCGCCGGGCCCAGCCATGTCCTTCCCACCGGGGGCGCCGCGGCCGCGTTTTCCCCGCTGTCCGCCAACGATTTTCTCAAGAAAAGCAGCGTCGTCGGCTACAGCCGGGAGGCGCTGCGCAAGGAGGCCGAATCGGTGGCGCTGCTGGCCCGGCTGGAGGGACTGGAGGCGCATGCGCGCTCGATCGAGCTGAGATTGGAGGAAGGGGGGCGATGA
- a CDS encoding SIS domain-containing protein yields the protein MEQYLQQYAARVCQAICALDWGALAGLSRVLGETVRDGRRIFVFGNGACAAAASHFVCDLAKGLTADPDIPRVKALALNDCVPLLTAWANDADYAEIFRQPLANYLERGDLVIGLSASGNSPNVVNALAYGRERGGVTAAVAGKGGGKAAGLVDHLILVKNDSYEEVEDVIVAVTHMLKMAVLDHYREIAGGA from the coding sequence ATGGAGCAGTATCTGCAGCAATACGCGGCCCGGGTCTGCCAGGCCATCTGTGCCCTGGATTGGGGGGCGCTGGCCGGCTTGTCCCGGGTTCTGGGAGAAACCGTCCGCGACGGACGGAGAATATTCGTTTTCGGAAACGGCGCCTGCGCCGCCGCGGCTTCCCATTTCGTCTGCGATCTGGCCAAGGGCCTGACCGCCGATCCCGACATCCCCCGGGTCAAGGCCCTGGCGCTGAACGACTGCGTTCCCCTCCTCACCGCCTGGGCCAACGACGCCGATTACGCGGAGATTTTCCGGCAGCCGCTGGCCAACTATCTGGAGCGCGGGGATCTGGTGATCGGGCTCAGCGCTTCGGGCAATTCTCCCAACGTGGTCAACGCGCTCGCCTACGGCCGGGAACGGGGGGGAGTTACCGCCGCCGTGGCCGGAAAGGGAGGAGGCAAGGCCGCCGGTCTGGTCGATCATCTCATTCTCGTCAAAAACGATTCCTACGAAGAAGTCGAGGACGTCATCGTCGCCGTCACCCACATGCTCAAGATGGCGGTTCTCGATCACTACCGGGAGATCGCGGGAGGAGCGTGA
- a CDS encoding glycosyltransferase, producing MRTNRPDRPPLKASAAPGLFPADVLAVNAMDDGYGSTHRFRHLRRALLRAGFKVAYVESNYRGDDPGVISVAQDPSPAGLVRASWKRMRIVLRGGYRVLLLQTFTPLTVPLLVAAKLRGKAVAVDWDDLGYPLQAGRLRSVLVWMCERVFPRFADCVTTPSRHIREWSERRGLGSPALVPHGIDRELFRPRPPDPELRARLGLGSGPVLVFLASFTTGGVLDIDLILGAAGEVMKRRHDANLLVIGGGPLFAECRARMEAPGLERCVTTGLLPQEEIPSYLALADVALVLMRDNLANRMKTSLKVGEYLAMGKPVVGAVVGETADIFSPYLHACPPTVPGLAGKIMEILSGTPPPRREFDPEAYSWERSGRLLTGALEKKLGLKGRGGE from the coding sequence ATGAGAACGAACCGTCCTGACCGGCCGCCCCTGAAGGCCTCCGCCGCGCCGGGCCTCTTCCCCGCGGATGTCCTGGCCGTCAACGCCATGGATGACGGTTACGGCTCCACCCACCGTTTCCGCCACCTCCGCCGCGCCCTCCTCCGGGCCGGTTTCAAGGTGGCGTACGTCGAGTCCAATTACCGGGGAGACGATCCCGGCGTCATTTCCGTTGCCCAGGACCCGAGTCCGGCCGGTCTTGTCCGGGCTTCGTGGAAACGGATGAGGATCGTTCTCCGCGGCGGGTACCGGGTGCTGCTGCTGCAGACGTTCACCCCCCTGACCGTTCCTTTGCTGGTAGCGGCCAAACTCAGGGGAAAGGCGGTGGCGGTGGATTGGGACGATCTCGGGTATCCTCTTCAAGCCGGGCGTCTCCGTTCGGTTCTGGTTTGGATGTGCGAACGCGTTTTCCCCCGCTTCGCCGACTGCGTGACGACCCCCTCGCGCCACATCCGGGAATGGTCCGAGCGCCGGGGCCTGGGCAGTCCGGCGCTGGTTCCCCACGGCATCGATCGGGAGCTTTTCCGGCCCCGGCCGCCCGACCCCGAGCTGCGGGCGCGGTTGGGGCTCGGCTCCGGCCCGGTCCTGGTCTTCCTGGCCTCTTTTACCACCGGCGGCGTTTTGGACATCGACCTTATCCTGGGCGCGGCCGGCGAGGTCATGAAACGGCGCCACGACGCAAACCTGCTGGTGATCGGAGGGGGGCCGCTGTTCGCCGAGTGCCGGGCGAGGATGGAAGCGCCGGGGCTCGAGCGCTGCGTCACCACCGGCCTGCTTCCCCAGGAGGAAATCCCCTCCTACCTGGCCCTGGCCGACGTGGCCCTGGTCTTGATGCGGGACAACCTCGCCAACCGGATGAAGACCTCGCTGAAGGTGGGGGAGTACCTGGCGATGGGCAAGCCCGTCGTCGGGGCGGTGGTGGGGGAGACCGCCGATATTTTTTCGCCCTATCTTCATGCCTGTCCCCCCACCGTCCCGGGCCTGGCCGGGAAAATAATGGAGATTCTCTCCGGGACGCCGCCGCCCCGGAGGGAATTCGATCCCGAGGCCTACTCCTGGGAGCGCAGCGGCCGGCTTTTGACCGGCGCTCTTGAAAAAAAACTCGGCTTGAAGGGGAGGGGAGGGGAGTGA